TAGCATCAGAGCAGCCGCACTGTGAAAAAACCTCAACCAGTTCaaccatgaacacacaaactcacagagaCAAGCACAGATCAGGGAGATAAGACAGACAGGGGAGGACATGAGGAGCCATTAGAGCAAGACCTGTATTTTGTGTTGAAAGAGGATCCCCAGATAGCTTTGATAACCCCGTGCAAGGCGCTTCACACAACAGAGGCTCGGCTACCTTGATCAAACCACTGACCACCCAAACACCACGCGAAACAATTCCAACTTTATTACATTCCCTGCAGTTAAGTAGAAAGTGGGAGTGGAGTCTCATCCGTGGTTGTGTTCATTTATGAACTCGCTGCGATAGATTTTTAAGCTTCACTGAGTGAATCATGGCTCACTCAGGCTGTtcaatatgtactgtatgactAATGCAGGCATTAGCTCCAACACGAGCGGCACTGGAGAAGGTGTTTATATGGGGAGATAAGCACTGTGGTATCAACCTTAGATCTCACTATAGAATCACCATCTTCTCTGACTTCCAGAGCACCGCAGTTTTGCCCTatttgctaaaaataaaattttgatGCCAGGTATGCTGCGTTCAGTGGGGGAAATCTTCTTAGTGCACAGGAAGTGACAAATTGAGGACTGAAATACAAATTTGCTCCTAGACTGCTGAAAGAGAGTGTTTTATCCAGAAAAAGAAGAGCCTAAGAGATGAATCTCacattttgtgctgctgttcaAGCTGCTATTCAcaaatatgtcatatttttcaTCAAGACTTGCGGCTCTGCATGACTAGAGAAACTAACAGTATGCTGTCAGGCTTAACTACAGCAAACGTACCTtggtatttttaaaatacttacTAATATTTCTCTGCTCAACATTGAAGCCACATGACCTGAAAAAGACTTTGCACTATCCCCAGGTCTGTTTGAAAAGCTTTTTGGAAATGTGAAtcagacaaaagcaaaaaaacaaactaaaagaaagAGCGATCTTTAGTTTTCTGGGTCCcattgctttaaaaacattccAAATCTAATTTTGACTCATTAGTAAACCTCTGGAGTACCTCTGTCTCATACTGCAGACACAACCTCTGAGacttgcatgtctgtgtgtgagacagcCTCTTTAATTACCCAGGTAACACAGCcagatgctccatcactctggcAATGGCAGTGATTAAAAGCAGTAAAATATTCATTTCAATCAGACACCCACATGCCACATGTATAATTAATGCACAGCGGAAGGACACAGCAACTTTTaccacatccacacacagactcatgCACATATTTCCATCACCACATTCCCTCCACACACTGCAGCCAGCTGCTGcctatgtatttgtgtgtgtgtgtgtgtgtgtgtgtgtgtgtgtgtgttcaggggCGGATCCAAGAAATGGAAGTGTGGATGAGCCACTTGGAGCAACAATCCACAGGGAGGTCAGAGGGTAGCCAGACTGAGTTGTGGGACATCATTCAGCCACCTACACAACAGATGTGTTCCCTCTCTGGGAGTGTTCGTGTTGGGGGAAACAGCCTCTTGAGTTTGCCGTCTACTGTGTAATGAATACTGCTTTGTCTGTTGTGGTGTTCTGCCTTTACTGCTCCTTCTTCTACTTGTCAATACCTTGAAATACCTGCGAGCAGTTTGTCGGAAGCAGCCCGATGTCTCTAGTGGGCGGAGGAATATACAAACAGAATACGACGTGAGACTTGAGGTGAATTTAGAGACACAAAGAAGACATCTGATTTCTAACTCACTTCGAGTAACAGATCTTATCCTGCCCAAGGCTACGTATGTGAACAGAGAAACCACACAGAAGAAGACTTTTCCATCCAGCATCTAAAGctaaagtatatttaaaaatctaatgtttgatttaaatgtaaatcacaCCAGGAAAGAtgttctctttcacacacttgaaacaaaaccttttcttttctcctgtcaATCCCCGTGGTTCCACTTtgtctattttctatttctgtccttTCAATCCATCTGACTgctgtctctttgttttccttgaTTAAGCCCTGTGTCGCAGTATTGTTTAGACTCCAGCAGTAGGCAACAATTACTCAGcgcagtgtgtgtgcgtgcgtgtgtgtgtgtgtattgtatcACACTCATTACAATTACCTCtgggtgtgagtgtgtcatCTGTTGCCTGCTCATGTTCCAAATTCTCACTGAGTGGTGTGGGAGCTGCATCCAGATGCTTCAGCATTCACAAAAACAATGGGAGCAGAAAATGGAAAGTCATCATTACAGTGAATGAAAACTGTGTATACAAAaatgctgaagaaaaaaaaaaaaaaaagtgtgtcaCCAGGAAGAGCAAAAACCTCAAGATTCAATTCAGTTTGCTCTTGTCTGCTGCTGAAGAATGCAAGGACGTCCGAAAGGAGGAAACTGGATGTTGCCCAAAGTCCCGTCAATACACAGAGATATCACAAGATTGATCTTGTATTCAACAAGCAAGAACTTGCAACAGTTGGCAGacattacaaaaacactgcagtgaggCAGACTGATGGGAATTCCATCAGCTTTCATTTGATTACACTTGGCTTGGTGTAATCTTGTCTATGAGATTTCCAAACTTTGCATCTGTCTGATCAGCTGTGAGAGGCCAGTGAGAAATTTTCCCAGAAGCCCGCATCAGTGGGTAGCTGCTATTACTTTTGCtaatccaaacacacacacacacaaatacacatatgcacacttGAGAAGAAGCTGCACGGTGCACCGGTCTGCATCTCTTCTCATATTTCATCCTCTGACAATGGGAGGCATTTGATGCTTTTCACAATGATTGTTCTAGTGATGAATGTACATCTTGTATCAATTTGAAGTTGAATTTGAGTGGATCTTTTAATTGAagacaataaacatttttttccccattccAAGGTTCTTTATCCTTTTGCCTGCCACTTGCTAACGGAGCACATTTCTGCTGAGATATTGATATGCAAAAATTATTCCCTCGgccttttcatttcactgttcaCAAAACCAATCACTGGCTACTTACtctaacacagacacagaatcGAATGCCCGGTTTGCTGATACAGTCTTAGCACCTAAAAAGCATGACACAGATAAAATAATTCCTCCCGAATGAAAACACAGTAGGACCCGTTTGATTTCACAGTATAACCAAGTGTGCTATTCTGttgtagcacacacacacacacacaaaagattaCCGAGATATAAACCAAGACTGCCTCCCCTCTTCGCTGTGCAACTGCTCCCACAGGCTGTTGCTGTAAATAAGAATGTTTTCTCAGTCAACTTGCCTTGTTAAATGAGATTTTACAAAATCCCATGAAAGATTTCTCAGAGCTTGATGGCAGATATTGGCATTCCTGTGCAGTAGGctgaaaaacatgcaaacaaccCAGCATAAATTCACACCATTAAGTCCTCAGACTaggaagtgtgagtgtgtgtgtgtgtgtgtgtggcatgtgAATATACCAGTCATAATGAGAATGCAGATATCTGCTGCCTGCCATGGACGCGGCCTTCAACATGCACATATAAAGTGCTTATTCTCATCTGCAGCCGTGTGTTGATGAATAATGCACATATTAATCTTGCAATGTATGGAAGCTTTACTAATTAATTCAGCATTTCCCTGTTTGAGGTTATCTAATTAATGTGGCATATTTGCAGTCACTAGGCATGGATAACATTCTCTGTAGTTCAGTCATTGTGGTGTAGGAGGAGGATTTTAGATTTCTACTTTCTTCCACGTTTTTCTCATCATTTAGAAGAGTCACATCACAAATAATATGAGTCAGGACAAACCCTATATGTCTATGATATTTGCATCATATGTGCAACCAGAGGCACTGAAATTTAACAATACAAAgattaaaagcttttttaaaaatcagtttTGAGGTTTGTGTGGATTCAAGGTCTCTTGTCAGCTGGTGTTGTGCACCTAGCATCGTGGTCTGTCCCCCTCAGCATGAGTACAtctgtctctgagatttttactGGGATTGAACCTTTGTTCGCTTGAGCCAACTTGGGGGAAGCAGGAAGCAGAGTTTGGGCAAGAGGAGCTGCCAGGCTGTGGGGCATGTTTGCCCCCTCTGGCCTTCCTTTCTCTTGGTCCAGCAACACACGAACGCTCTTGGAGAAAACAACACGAGGGTCGGTAGCAGGCAGAGCGGGGCAGACGCAACTTTCTCTCAGATCCAGAGCCTGGACAGACAATGaagaacagacacagacactttAACAGGTAGAAGTGCAAAGATAGATATGACAAGACGTGATAAATGTATTctatttgttgtttctgtttgcagtgtgttatttttactttatgatAAATACATACAACACAATTGTGAACTGAAATGGATgcaaggacagagagagaagtaTCTGAAggaccaaaacacaaacacagagataaacagATGCATTGAgctaaagacacagaaacaaaataggACACCACAGAGAGAATCAACAGCACTAAGAGTCTGCAGCATTGTCAGCACTGTTTCAGTAGTGAGGGATGTGATAAGCTAAAGCAGTGCAGCTAATGCTAACATGTTATTTTACTGCTACAGTGAATCCAGATGACAGCTTAGCCTTGTGTAAATACTAATTGGACGTTGCTTACTTAGTTGATAGAGATTTGTTCGGACCAAGTATTCATATATAAGTAGTGGAACAGTTGATCAACAGAGTTATAGAGCCATGCTGCTACCATGGCTAAAAATATGGCTTCTCTGCTTTCAAGCAATGCATTACCGTAACCTTAAACACTTCCCAGCCGTTGGAGAGAACCTCTCTTCCTgtcccacacacacccacacacaactCATTAATCTCTCACTTAGTATCACCTACAAGACTCTggccacacacatgcacttagCTTCCCACTCAACATGCTCTTCCTCTCATGCTACCGCTGGACTTAATGCGCTTTGCCTAAGGATGATAAGCGCACTAGTGGAGGTGGAGTGCCCTCGCAAGAGTCGGGTTAAGTAGCTTGATGCTGTCACCCCTCGCAAGGTTCAAAACGTCACATTATGCATCACTTTCACCCGACTGAGCTCAGCTGTTAACTGGCTCATATGCGCTGCTATGCTGGATCGAACGGTTTGGGGTGAGGAGAGCATTGCAGACGCCAGAGCCGGAGAGTTTTCTCAGCACACACGCCGAATACAGGCAGACGAATCCCCCAAACAACAGTATTCATCACTTCGGTGCCTGTGGCTACAGCCTGGCCTCGACAACAACTGTTGATAGAGGTCAATCTACCACACAGGGATATGATATGATGCACGAGCACATAcgtataacacacacatatgccgAACATATACACACCCAACAACACAGGCACCTAATGGACAATTAGTGGTTTACCCATCTGTTCGTCTTTTGTGCTTGGAGCATTTGACAGAATAACAAAAGTCCAACTCGCGCTCAAGGTTAAATTCTTTGCTGCATAATACACTGttagtgtctctctctctgtctctctgcctctgacacacacacgtgagACGTAATGGTTGCAGATGCTGACTCTTCCCATAAAAGTTGCTGCCTTAACCGCTTGTTGATTTCCTTTTAGCCTTAAGATACCATTGATTGTCTTAGCATAGAGTGTGTGTTATTGAGCTGTGGGGCTGTTTTCATTCTTGTCCTCAACTGCTCAAAAAGCCTTTGTTAAAGTTTTAGTTAAGCAGATATCCAGGCCCCTGTGTGccaaaatgtttttcctgtctTCCTAAAACCCTGCgtgttttcctttcctccccaagtctctccttcctctcagcCATCCTCTCCCCATGTCTGTAGGTGGATATACTTTTCTCCAGACGCTTCATTAGTTCTATTAAGACTCCTTCCAACAGCTCCTAAAGCGGTTTTGCTTTCTTCTAAACAACAGACAGGTGTAGGCTCTCTCCTCACACACAGGGATCAAAGAGTCTTTTACTTTAGACAAACAGATGAATCACAGCTGCAGGTAAGAGCTACTAATCCATGCTGTTATTTGAAATGAGTAGGGAATCAGGacggtgtgtgtttgtacctgtgGTATGAGGCGGTCCAGCTGATTGACTCTATTCTTGTGCGATGGGTGTGTGGACAACCACTCAGGTAAAACGGGCTCCCCATTCAGCTGGCCTATGACTTCCATTTGCTGCCAGAACACGGGGCCTGCTCGCACATCTGCACAGGCCTGGGAAAGAAACATACACAACCCACGgaatcagaaacacagacacaacgTGGCATCTTACTCCTGAGATAAAAATCCTTACTGGCTTGacatcagttcagtttagtttgacAACAGTGCCCCCTAGTGCAGGACAGACAGATTACAGAACTAAATAGAACAGGGACATTGGAGAAGAGTACTTctgtaatgttaaaatattttacattttaatacattttgacaACTAATCATGAGTTTAAAAgtattgtttgtgttattgtgagTTGAATTTACATAAAACTAAGAAACTCACAAGAGaccatttaaaaatgtccatAGAACAGAGGCCAAGGCGTGCTAacttttaatatactgtattggTCAAGCTGCACATATAAGCATTATGTCCACTTTTTTAAACcacacacttaaaaaatgttaaattctaTTCTAgtctgaaaacaaataaacaaaaacaggttaGAGACAGGAAAAGGACGTGAAGACACGGGGAGTAATACACAAAAgagtaaaaactgaacaaagaaaatgaaccaaACTTCACAAATAAAACCAGTTCTAATCATTTTACATATTAGAGATGCTGATACCTTAGCAGCCAATTGTAATCCGACCTGGTCTGCTTCTGCCTCCAGTTTCCTACTGTAGGGACGGCTGAACATCAACTGAAGGAGAGAGACAATGTCATTTTTCAACAGATCTACAATAACAATGACATTGCAGTaacatatgaaaatgtttttatgccttgttattatatatgtttGCAAAGGTGGAATTTAAAATAGTGTCATACAATGTATATGAAATGTGCCCACCTCTGTAAGTTTGTTCTGTACCCACTGTCCCAGCACTGCCAGGCTGTCGCGAGGACACACGGCCCAGACGGCTGTCAGAAGAATGAGGGAAAGGAGGTCCACCACATGAGACAGACTGGCCTGTTCTGCCTGGGGGTGGGGGGAGCAGAGAGATGTGGTAAGTAAAGGTTTGGAAGAGAAATGGAATAGGGAGAGATAAATTGAGGTAAAAAGTTTTTGGGGAGGTGAATAAGGGAGCTGGAACATATTGATCGTTCCCATCTATTTTAGTGGAACTTTTACTTTGTTACAGATTTAGAGGTTTTAACAGCCAATCCAATAGTGCACACCTACTGGGTAATACTGAGCCCCATCAATGCTCATTCCCTTCATCTAATTAAAATCTCCTTCAAGCATTTCCTCTGAGGACGTTTAAAGTCTTGAAATACCCACAACTTCATTAGACACtttttagaagaagaagaatgggCTTTAATAGCTGAAGTTAAAACAGCCATCTGTGAAGAATTAATAAAGCACGACAGTGCCCTAGGTCGACAGGACTCTGGTCATCATAGCACAGACAGGATTAGATTTTTGGAGGTAAGTGTCAGTGAGTCTTTATCACCGGCTGATGCAACAACAGTGCAACTGATGCCACTTGAGTCAATATTATACTTCTGAGACAGAGTGGAGGGCTGGAGAACAATCGTCAGGGCTCTCTGTTTATAACTCACACACCTAAAGGAGGTCTACAAACATATTTTGCAACCTTGTGTGAGAGGGACCTGGCAGACTACCTTaaagtttcttctttcttttcacaaaTCTACACgggtttctttattttcagtgaTGCCTTTACAAAACAGCCAGCAGAGGGTTAGGTACTTACAGAATGTGCCAATATTGCATGAGCCATCTCGTGTCCCAGGACGACAGTGAGCTGGTGAACATCGGCCACGGCGTCCAGCATCCCAGTAAACATGAACACTTTTCCGTTCTAAGGAAAGGAAAGTACCATCCAATTCTGATCTAATGGTCTTTGCAGATTTTCTTCACAGGTACAAAAAAATAAGGCAATAACCAAAATGTATACAAATAGTATAAAAAGCTAAaccatttacagtaaatgttcagtATCAATTATTTACTTGTGATTTGCTCATATTGTACCATTAAATATGCACATTAcaacataaataattatatatgtCCATTTTTAAACTTAACACTAAGGATGCAACCAtcataatgtaaaaatacagcaaaactTCTAATGCTTTATCCTTTTTTGCTCACTAACCGGTAGGACAAAGGCATTAATGTTGGGACTTTGCACCACGTGGATGCTCCAGGTTATATCAGACACTTCAGGGATGTCCTTGTTACTTTTTGCCAGGTGCTGCACCAATAGCTCTACCGCCTGGTGACGAGGATCAGTGACTGGAACGAGCAGCTCTGCAAACTCTTCCAGGtactgaagcacacacacaaatacaagcaCTTCAGTAATGTCACTAAATATCAAGTTGTCATCACCATTTTCAGTgctttttcaaaaaaaaaaaaaaaaaaagaaaaagggtaATTTTCTATCTATATGTGGTCATGCTATCTCTCACCATTTTTGAAGTGAGAGCTGCCAACTCCATGTAGTTATCCCTGCTGAACACCAGGAGGCGTGTCCGACCTGTCAGTGGGGACTCATCCAGGTgagtcaggaggaggagggctatAATTACCATAGCAACACCTGTCCCTGCTGCCAAATGCCAGCGGTGCTGCCAGGTCCATTCACGCATGAGCTGCCGGCGGTTGTCTGGTAGGGATGTCCACCACTTCCTTATACTCCTGTATGCAGAAGgaagtctgtgatgtctgtgtatgtaGCTCACacagtaaatttaaaatcaTACACTGCCCAACAGTGcaagaatgaaaggaaaataataatttgaagcTCCTTTCATGTCAGGAaaattcatcacatttttgaaaaatagCAGAAAAGACAAGTAGAAACATGTGCAAGTTCAATTTAGAAATGTAGGACTCCAGGAAGACCCACTGAGATCAATACTCTCTTTTCCAAAGGAGGCCGggcaaagaagaaaacatcaaaacatgcaaaaatatgTTCAAAACAATGTACTGCATAAAAAGACTAGCCATTCTGTGTTTGCCCAGAGGATACAGTCAAATATTAAGGCAGACCAGTGGGCTGAAACAGtgactaaacaaaacaaaacaactctcTTTGTTGCAGGCAGTTTCATGATGGGAGGCTGAAAAATGTTGCTCCCTAAATTCACTTCTCTGCTCCAGAAAAActcaaaatgaattaatgaatccTCACTGATGGGGGTTGTTATTGTGTCTCATGTGCGCCAAATGATGCCAACACAGTCATACTCTACCTCAGTGATTCATTTTTACCAGTTAATTAACAGAAACATGGCCACATCTTGTAAAATAATtgatttgttctcatttaaacaaaacaatt
This genomic window from Anabas testudineus chromosome 4, fAnaTes1.2, whole genome shotgun sequence contains:
- the oma1 gene encoding metalloendopeptidase OMA1, mitochondrial isoform X2; this encodes MREWTWQHRWHLAAGTGVAMVIIALLLLTHLDESPLTGRTRLLVFSRDNYMELAALTSKMYLEEFAELLVPVTDPRHQAVELLVQHLAKSNKDIPEVSDITWSIHVVQSPNINAFVLPNGKVFMFTGMLDAVADVHQLTVVLGHEMAHAILAHSAEQASLSHVVDLLSLILLTAVWAVCPRDSLAVLGQWVQNKLTELMFSRPYSRKLEAEADQVGLQLAAKACADVRAGPVFWQQMEVIGQLNGEPVLPEWLSTHPSHKNRVNQLDRLIPQALDLRESCVCPALPATDPRVVFSKSVRVLLDQEKGRPEGANMPHSLAAPLAQTLLPASPKLAQANKGSIPVKISETDVLMLRGTDHDARCTTPADKRP
- the oma1 gene encoding metalloendopeptidase OMA1, mitochondrial isoform X1, translated to MVLLSVTLLRSRTCALFVHLTRKVQVRPQAGPAQTRTQCGSSQTSCHRTTHSVHFRPAPAAAPVFFCGHAKPVCFQIQVKPKTTLSLQPGPVLKQCRDHLHTSAPRRALPAPLLWMVLKPLQKLIAIILGRSIRKWWTSLPDNRRQLMREWTWQHRWHLAAGTGVAMVIIALLLLTHLDESPLTGRTRLLVFSRDNYMELAALTSKMYLEEFAELLVPVTDPRHQAVELLVQHLAKSNKDIPEVSDITWSIHVVQSPNINAFVLPNGKVFMFTGMLDAVADVHQLTVVLGHEMAHAILAHSAEQASLSHVVDLLSLILLTAVWAVCPRDSLAVLGQWVQNKLTELMFSRPYSRKLEAEADQVGLQLAAKACADVRAGPVFWQQMEVIGQLNGEPVLPEWLSTHPSHKNRVNQLDRLIPQALDLRESCVCPALPATDPRVVFSKSVRVLLDQEKGRPEGANMPHSLAAPLAQTLLPASPKLAQANKGSIPVKISETDVLMLRGTDHDARCTTPADKRP